A genomic window from Rattus norvegicus strain BN/NHsdMcwi chromosome 9, GRCr8, whole genome shotgun sequence includes:
- the LOC120094818 gene encoding TIMELESS-interacting protein-like yields the protein MLEQEENGLFEIPDYEHVEDETFPPFPPPGSPERDPAEAEADEGSGAPVPVPPKRIVKRNIPKLDATRLTSERGLPALRHVFDKTKFKGKGHEAEDLKTLIRHMEHWAHRLFPKLQFEDFIDRVENLGNKKEVQTCLKRIRLDLPIVHEDFVNNNDEVEETNSLDAAATGFDAFVTSSSDSKRFASEASRNLTEEQQQRIERNKQLALERRQAKLLSNSQSLENDVTVEESSTGENQEESNGLISADGPHDVPSASTQEEGQLEAEETQLDHPNLD from the coding sequence ATGTTGGAGCAAGAAGAAAATGGCTTGTTTGAAATACCAGATTATGAACATGTAGAGGATGaaacttttcctcccttcccacctccgGGCTCTCCAGAGAGAGATCCTGCAGAAGCTGAAGCTGATGAAGGGAGTGGAGCACCTGTTCCTGTTCCGCCAAAGAGAATAGTTAAAAGGAATATACCCAAGCTAGATGCTACAAGATTGACTTCAGAGAGAGGGCTTCCAGCCTTAAGGCATGTATTTGATAAGACAAAATTCAAGGGGAAAGGTCATGAGGCTGAAGACTTGAAAACGCTAATCAGACACATGGAGCACTGGGCGCATAGGCTATTCCCCAAACTGCAATTTGAAGATTTTATTGACAGAgttgaaaacctaggaaataaaAAGGAGGTTCAGACCTGTTTAAAACGAATTCGACTTGATCTGCCTATTGTACATGAAGATTTTGTTAACAATAACGATGAAGTTGAGGAAACTAACAGCCTTGATGCAGCTGCCACTGGATTTGATGCCTTTGTGACAAGTTCATCTGACAGCAAGAGGTTTGCTTCTGAAGCGAGTAGAAACCTAAcagaagagcagcagcagagaaTTGAGAGAAATAAACAACTGGCCTTGGAAAGAAGGCAGGCAAAGCTATTGAGTAATAGCCAGTCCCTAGAAAATGACGTGACAGTTGAAGAGAGCAGTACTGGTGAGAATCAAGAAGAGTCAAATGGATTGATCTCTGCTGATGGTCCACATGACGTTCCTTCTGCCAGCACACAGGAAGAAGGACAGTTGGAAGCAGAGGAAACACAGCTGGACCATCCTAACTTAGACTAA